A single uncultured Methanobrevibacter sp. DNA region contains:
- a CDS encoding 4Fe-4S dicluster domain-containing protein produces MEKISVNSNLCDGCMNCENMCASVHRSSRIKIVEYHSSFYSIVCQHCESAPCITICPTEAITDEGVDTSKCIGCGLCVMVCPFGAMTFDANIAEKCDLCADREEGPACIKACTKRAISILDPAKVKSKNQEKYLSKMAGLYEPDKKKGGFVHVLTSQARARLVLEE; encoded by the coding sequence ATGGAAAAAATTTCTGTTAACAGTAATTTATGTGACGGATGTATGAACTGTGAAAACATGTGCGCATCTGTTCATAGATCCAGTAGAATAAAAATCGTAGAATATCATTCTTCCTTTTATTCCATTGTATGTCAACACTGTGAAAGTGCACCATGTATTACAATCTGTCCAACAGAAGCCATAACCGATGAGGGAGTGGACACCTCCAAATGTATCGGATGTGGACTCTGTGTTATGGTTTGTCCGTTTGGTGCAATGACATTTGATGCAAACATTGCTGAAAAATGTGACCTCTGTGCTGATAGAGAAGAAGGACCTGCATGTATCAAAGCCTGTACCAAAAGAGCTATCAGTATTCTTGATCCTGCTAAAGTCAAATCCAAAAATCAGGAAAAATATCTTTCCAAAATGGCAGGATTATATGAACCTGACAAGAAAAAAGGCGGCTTTGTCCATGTACTGACAAGTCAAGCAAGAGCAAGACTTGTGCTAGAAGAATAA
- a CDS encoding 4Fe-4S binding protein has translation MFNSGNCTTCTTCGSCQQTPNVDTPTLFCMNCEPSDAPCLKVCKENAIEVLGGAIIINSEKCNLCRDCVDACPHNIIKI, from the coding sequence ATGTTTAATTCAGGAAACTGTACTACATGTACAACCTGTGGAAGTTGTCAACAAACACCAAATGTTGACACTCCAACCTTATTTTGTATGAACTGTGAACCATCAGATGCACCATGTCTAAAAGTCTGCAAGGAAAATGCCATTGAGGTTTTAGGCGGAGCCATCATTATCAACAGCGAAAAATGCAATCTCTGCAGAGACTGTGTCGATGCCTGCCCCCACAACATTATCAAAATATAA